One segment of Setaria viridis chromosome 4, Setaria_viridis_v4.0, whole genome shotgun sequence DNA contains the following:
- the LOC117854128 gene encoding uncharacterized protein: protein MDHTLEHSGYTGKSLNSNNLGNWTTLRPIVMDSRACPTQVDVLSQDRTNILSRGIKRKWIDLSLGLGNTSSSSDSSKQSMGTCCTLSSAAKDRDDGSSIDLDLNFQFSLCNEGTSKLGTNACNAKTAPEKQPVTDLQLSLTVGPAESVVTNVDLNMGSQDHTILFQSYNMASVPTVDEGSTSARWKSGGKLLPYLLPVGSNQSHGPLPMSPAIQLPKSSVACSSGVSSPQQRCTSTKICSQPGCSKGARGSSGRCISHGGGRRCQREGCKRGAEGKTIFCKSHGGGRRCEHLGCTKSAEGRTDFCIAHGGGRRCRNEGCKKAARGKSGLCIKHGGGKRCQKENCTKSAEGQSGFCIAHGGGRRCKHEGCTKGAQGSTNFCKSHGGGKRCTHPNCSKGAEGSTLFCKGHGGGKRCGAEGCPKSVHGGTEFCVAHGGGKRCVVPGCTKSARGRTDCCVRHGGGKRCQFAGCSKSAQGSTDFCKAHGGGKRCLWGQPGSELGTSSTPCERFSRGKNGLCVAHNALVEDSRVRGGETLGAMGSPGPVVNNMVSHGSISRTADGEAFNPFNFSERASNILRPAETLPQAPISAPEGRVRGGNIVAILSTSMNLGKQLSYNAEASTSAGNWL, encoded by the coding sequence ATGGATCATACGCTTGAACATTCAGGGTATACTGGTAAATCTTTGAATTCAAACAACCTTGGAAACTGGACCACTCTTCGACCAATAGTCATGGATTCAAGAGCTTGTCCTACGCAAGTTGATGTGCTTTCCCAAGATAGAACGAATATTTTATCAAGAGGGATCAAGCGGAAATGGATTGACTTGTCACTTGGCTTAGGTAACACTTCAAGCTCCTCTGACTCAAGCAAGCAGAGCATGGGCACATGCTGCACCTTGTCTTCTGCTGCAAAGGATAGGGATGATGGATCATCTATTGACTTGGACCTAAATTTTCAGTTTAGTCTGTGTAATGAAGGCACTTCAAAATTGGGCACGAATGCTTGTAATGCTAAGACAGCTCCAGAGAAGCAGCCTGTTACGGATCTTCAGTTATCTTTGACTGTCGGACCTGCTGAATCTGTTGTTACTAATGTGGACCTTAATATGGGCTCCCAAGATCACACAATATTGTTTCAATCATACAATATGGCCTCAGTGCCAACTGTTGATGAAGGATCAACATCAGCTCGCTGGAAATCTGGTGGTAAGCTACTTCCTTACCTGTTACCTGTTGGCTCCAATCAATCTCACGGTCCTTTACCAATGTCACCGGCGATACAACTGCCAAAAAGTTCAGTAGCCTGTTCTTCTGGAGTTAGCAGCCCACAACAGCGCTGTACTAGCACAAAAATTTGTTCACAACCAGGATGCTCTAAAGGTGCCCGGGGTTCATCTGGGCGCTGCATTTCACATGGTGGGGGCAGAAGGTGCCAGAGAGAGGGTTGCAAGAGAGGGGCTGAGGGAAAAACCATCTTCTGTAAATCTCATGGAGGGGGTAGGCGCTGTGAGCATCTTGGATGCACAAAGAGTGCTGAGGGTCGCACTGATTTCTGCATAGCTCATGGGGGTGGCCGCCGTTGCAGGAATGAAGGGTGCAAAAAGGCAGCAAGAGGAAAATCTGGCCTTTGTATTAAGCATGGTGGGGGAAAGAGATGCCAAAAAGAGAACTGTACAAAGAGTGCGGAGGGACAGTCTGGCTTTTGTATTGCTCATGGAGGTGGAAGGCGCTGCAAACATGAAGGTTGCACAAAAGGTGCTCAAGGAAGCACTAATTTCTGCAAATCCCATGGAGGTGGTAAGAGATGCACACATCCAAATTGCAGCAAGGGTGCTGAGGGCAGCACACTCTTCTGCAAGGGCCATGGAGGGGGGAAACGCTGTGGAGCTGAAGGTTGCCCAAAGAGTGTCCATGGTGGCACCGAGTTCTGTGTTGCCCATGGAGGTGGAAAGCGATGTGTCGTACCAGGATGCACCAAGAGTGCTAGAGGACGAACAGACTGCTGTGTTCGTCATGGTGGGGGCAAAAGATGTCAATTTGCTGGCTGCAGCAAGAGTGCACAGGGTAGCACTGACTTCTGCAAGGCTCATGGGGGAGGCAAGCGTTGCTTATGGGGCCAACCAGGATCTGAACTTGGAACCAGCAGTACTCCTTGTGAGCGCTTTTCAAGGGGGAAGAATGGACTGTGCGTTGCACACAATGCTCTGGTGGAAGACAGCCGAGTCCGTGGCGGGGAGACACTTGGTGCTATGGGCTCACCAGGACCTGTTGTGAACAACATGGTTAGTCACGGTTCCATTTCTAGAACCGCAGATGGTGAGGCGTTCAACCCTTTCAATTTCAGCGAAAGGGCCAGCAATATTCTGCGTCCTGCAGAGACTCTTCCTCAAGCACCAATCTCTGCTCCAGAAGGGAGGGTGCGTGGTGGTAACATTGTGGCTATTCTATCTACTAGTATGAATCTTGGAAAGCAATTAAGCTACAATGCGGAGGCTAGCACCTCTGCGGGCAATTGGCTGTAG